GCAGTCCTTGGTTATTGTAGTGCAAAAACAGCCAAAGGCAGCATGTACAGAAATGAGCATAACCGTgctccaacaaaactttatttacaggcACTAACgtttaaatttcagataattttCACATGCCACAAAATATCACTTTTCTTTaactacttaaaaatataaaagccattCTTAGTTTGCAGGCAGTACAGAAACAGTTTCAGCCCGTGGGCCGTCATTTGCTGACCCCTACTCAAGAGGGTCTATCACAGAAGACTCCTGCTTGCCTGAAATTTGTGAGTGCATGTAAATGTTGGAATTAACAGGTGTCCCTGTTTTCTCTTATGCTGTCTTTCATCTTCAGGAACAGCCAGGAAGACACTGCACTTCGAGATTTCCAAGGAAGGCAGTGACCTGTCAGTGGTGGAGCGTGCAGAAGTCTGGCTCTTCCTAAAAGTCCCCAAGGCCAACAGGACCAGGACCAAAGTCACCATCCGCCTCTTCCAGCAGCAGAAGCACCCGCAGGGCAGCTTGGACACAGGGGAAGAGGCCGAGGAAGTGGGCTTAAAGGGGGAGAGGAGTGAACTGTTGCTCTCTGAAAAAGTAGTAGACGCTCGGAAGAGCACCTGGCACGTCTTCCCTGTCTCCAGCAGCATCCAGCGGTTGCTGGACCAGGGCAAGAGCTCCCTGGACGTTCGGATTGCCTGTGAGCAGTGCCAGGAGAGTGGCGCCAGCCTGGTGCTCCTgggcaagaagaagaagaaagaagaggagggggaagggaaaaagaagggAGGAGGTGAAGGTGGGGCAGGAGCAGATGAGGAAAAGGAGCAGTCGCACAGACCTTTCCTCATGCTGCAGGCCCGGCAGTCTGAAGACCACCCTCATCGCCGGCGTCGGCGGGGCTTGGAGTGTGATGGCAAGGTCAACATCTGCTGTAAGAAACAGTTCTTTGTCAGTTTCAAGGACATCGGCTGGAATGACTGGATCATTGCTCCCTCTGGCTATCATGCCAACTACTGCGAGGGTGAGTGCCCGAGCCATATAGCAGGCACATCCGGGTCCTCACTGTCCTTCCACTCAACAGTCATCAACCACTACCGCATGCGGGGCCATAGCCCCTTTGCCAACCTCAAATCGTGCTGTGTGCCCACCAAGCTGAGACCCATGTCCATGTTGTACTATGATGATGGTCAAAACATCATCAAAAAGGACATTCAGAACATGATCGTGGAGGAGTGTGGGTGCTCATAGAGTTGCCCAGCCCAGGGGGAAAGGGAGCAAGAGTTGTCCAGAGACGACAGTggcaaaatgaagaaatttttacGGTTTCTGAGTTaaccag
This DNA window, taken from Pongo pygmaeus isolate AG05252 chromosome 6, NHGRI_mPonPyg2-v2.0_pri, whole genome shotgun sequence, encodes the following:
- the INHBA gene encoding inhibin beta A chain; translated protein: MPLLWLRGFLLASCWIIVRSSPTPGSEGHSAAPDCPSCALAALPKDVPNSQPEMVEAVKKHILNMLHLKKRPDVTQPVPKAALLNAIRKLHVGKVGENGYVEIEDDIGRRAEMNELMEQTSEIITFAESGTARKTLHFEISKEGSDLSVVERAEVWLFLKVPKANRTRTKVTIRLFQQQKHPQGSLDTGEEAEEVGLKGERSELLLSEKVVDARKSTWHVFPVSSSIQRLLDQGKSSLDVRIACEQCQESGASLVLLGKKKKKEEEGEGKKKGGGEGGAGADEEKEQSHRPFLMLQARQSEDHPHRRRRRGLECDGKVNICCKKQFFVSFKDIGWNDWIIAPSGYHANYCEGECPSHIAGTSGSSLSFHSTVINHYRMRGHSPFANLKSCCVPTKLRPMSMLYYDDGQNIIKKDIQNMIVEECGCS